A single genomic interval of Wolbachia endosymbiont of Diaphorina citri harbors:
- the icd gene encoding isocitrate dehydrogenase: MSTPITVAYGDGIGPEIMEAVLSILREAKAEISIDIIEIGERVYSKEWSHGISPSGWESIERTKILLKSPTTTPQGKGHKSLNVALRKNLGLYANIRPCISYHPVIENKFDKFDIVVIRENEEDVYTGIEHRLTGDSYQCTKIITRSGSEKICRYVFEYAKKHNRKKVTCLTKDNIMKMTDGAFHAAFDRVAKEYPDIKADHYIVDIGMAKVATEPENFDVIVTENLYGDILSDIVAQTSGSVGLAGSSNIGNEYAMFEAVHGSAPDIAGKNIANPSGLLNAAVHMLVYIGQVSTAKLIYDAWLKTLEDGIHTADLYKKKRSKQKVGTKEFAKAVIDNLGKKPTTLSELIISSDSDSKINKVQDNYEQDYKVKKLVGSDITLAWDKSNNFDQIVRLFESSNLKMIAIYSKGLAIWPGGSKSSSDQITCRFIANNEITNSDINNLLIKLEEHNFDVVRMDKLYLYDGKEGFFS, encoded by the coding sequence ATGTCAACACCAATCACAGTTGCGTATGGTGACGGTATTGGACCAGAAATTATGGAAGCGGTGCTGTCGATATTGCGTGAAGCGAAAGCAGAGATCTCAATAGATATTATTGAAATAGGGGAGCGTGTTTATAGTAAGGAATGGTCTCATGGAATTTCTCCGAGTGGTTGGGAATCTATCGAAAGGACAAAGATATTACTCAAATCTCCAACAACAACTCCGCAAGGTAAAGGCCACAAAAGCTTGAACGTTGCACTCAGAAAAAATCTAGGGTTGTATGCAAATATCAGACCATGCATTTCATATCATCCTGTCATAGAAAATAAATTTGATAAGTTTGATATTGTAGTAATACGTGAAAATGAAGAGGACGTTTACACCGGAATAGAGCATAGGCTCACTGGTGACTCGTACCAATGCACTAAAATTATTACTAGATCTGGTTCAGAAAAAATATGCAGGTACGTTTTTGAATATGCGAAAAAACACAACAGAAAGAAAGTAACTTGCCTGACCAAAGACAACATAATGAAAATGACTGACGGCGCTTTTCATGCAGCGTTTGATCGTGTTGCAAAAGAATACCCAGATATAAAGGCAGATCATTATATAGTTGATATTGGAATGGCAAAAGTTGCCACAGAACCCGAGAATTTTGATGTTATAGTAACTGAAAATCTATATGGCGACATATTATCAGATATAGTGGCACAAACCTCAGGTTCTGTAGGGCTTGCAGGAAGTAGCAATATAGGTAATGAATATGCAATGTTTGAAGCGGTTCACGGCTCTGCTCCTGATATTGCAGGAAAAAACATAGCTAATCCTTCTGGTCTTTTAAATGCTGCAGTGCATATGTTGGTCTATATTGGTCAAGTGAGTACTGCAAAACTAATCTATGATGCATGGCTGAAGACTTTGGAGGATGGAATACACACTGCCGATTTATATAAGAAGAAAAGGAGTAAGCAGAAAGTTGGTACCAAAGAATTTGCAAAAGCTGTTATAGATAATCTAGGGAAAAAACCCACAACGTTATCTGAGCTTATAATTAGCAGTGATTCGGATAGTAAAATAAATAAAGTACAAGACAATTACGAACAAGATTACAAAGTTAAAAAGCTAGTGGGTAGCGATATAACGCTTGCCTGGGACAAATCCAACAATTTTGATCAAATAGTTAGGTTATTTGAATCGAGTAATCTGAAAATGATAGCAATATACTCAAAAGGACTTGCAATTTGGCCAGGAGGCTCAAAGTCTTCAAGTGACCAAATAACCTGCAGGTTCATTGCAAATAATGAAATTACAAATAGTGATATAAATAACTTGCTAATCAAACTTGAAGAACACAATTTTGATGTAGTGAGAATGGATAAGTTGTATTTATATGATGGGAAAGAGGGTTTTTTCTCTTAA
- a CDS encoding Hsp70 family protein: protein MGQHFKLTSQEFDCNADLFKVLEIKAKQVVDKNYEELSTILKEQHKKLILVSHPDRGGNRDRFDKIHKAYQELKKYIEPLESGNPCVKVSIDAESDGRLTVHEFNYRKKLFEKFNITKEEVIGKNFVELASILKKKNSSLEEDSKHKDELIYNINSFARYGSLFDSKVKKLRNELDEHLMKPNMQLLNYISPLEKCGSLIKEDKQALMQKFIKRRGDLLYSTLKAKVYTLLHLACVQAAYCYIFSPTWLIASNTLMYLCLSLVVLNFIMAKLLPSLTEHYEKKIQKL, encoded by the coding sequence ATGGGTCAACATTTTAAGTTAACTAGTCAGGAGTTTGATTGTAATGCTGACCTGTTCAAAGTATTAGAAATAAAAGCTAAGCAAGTTGTAGACAAGAATTATGAAGAGCTTAGCACGATTTTGAAGGAGCAGCATAAGAAGTTAATTCTTGTAAGTCATCCTGACAGGGGTGGAAACAGAGATAGATTTGATAAAATTCATAAAGCCTATCAAGAGCTAAAAAAATATATTGAACCTTTGGAATCAGGAAATCCTTGTGTTAAAGTCAGTATTGATGCTGAAAGTGATGGACGTTTAACAGTACATGAATTCAATTATAGGAAAAAATTATTTGAAAAATTTAATATCACTAAAGAGGAAGTGATAGGAAAGAATTTTGTTGAGCTTGCTTCCATATTGAAAAAGAAAAATAGCTCACTAGAAGAAGACTCGAAACACAAAGATGAATTAATTTATAATATAAATTCTTTTGCAAGATATGGCTCACTTTTCGATAGTAAAGTCAAAAAGCTAAGAAATGAGCTTGATGAGCACTTAATGAAGCCTAACATGCAACTATTAAATTATATCTCTCCTTTAGAAAAGTGTGGAAGTCTAATAAAGGAAGACAAACAAGCACTAATGCAAAAGTTTATAAAGCGTAGAGGTGATTTGCTATATAGTACTTTAAAGGCTAAAGTATATACCTTACTTCATTTAGCTTGCGTCCAAGCAGCTTACTGCTATATTTTCTCGCCTACTTGGTTAATTGCCAGTAATACCTTGATGTATTTATGCTTGTCACTAGTAGTATTAAATTTTATTATGGCAAAGCTTTTGCCTTCGTTAACAGAACATTACGAAAAAAAAATACAAAAACTCTGA
- the nth gene encoding endonuclease III: MDSKKVELIFEKFKQSNPTPKIELNYTNHFTLLVVIVLSARTTDISVNKITKELFSIADTPEKMLNLGQSELRKCISSIGLYNSKAKNIIGLSKILIERYNSKVPTNFDDLVSLPGVGRKSANVFLNSGLGIPTLAIDTHVFRVSNRVGLVKEKDIFKTEQSLLNVVPKKYLLYAHHWLVLHGRYICKAQKPLCEACTIHDLCEFECKRYKV; the protein is encoded by the coding sequence ATGGACTCAAAAAAAGTAGAACTGATATTTGAAAAATTCAAGCAATCAAATCCTACGCCAAAAATAGAGCTAAATTATACCAATCATTTTACGTTATTAGTTGTAATAGTTCTGTCAGCGCGGACGACCGATATAAGTGTTAATAAAATTACAAAGGAGCTATTTAGTATCGCTGATACACCAGAAAAGATGTTGAATCTTGGGCAAAGTGAGCTGAGAAAATGCATAAGCAGTATTGGTTTATATAATTCCAAAGCAAAAAATATAATCGGGCTCAGTAAAATATTGATTGAGCGGTACAATAGCAAAGTGCCTACTAATTTCGATGATTTGGTATCTTTACCAGGGGTTGGGAGAAAGAGCGCTAATGTGTTCTTAAATTCAGGGCTTGGTATTCCAACATTGGCAATTGATACTCATGTTTTTAGAGTAAGCAATAGAGTTGGGCTTGTGAAAGAAAAAGATATATTTAAAACAGAGCAATCTCTTTTAAATGTGGTTCCAAAAAAATACCTGCTTTATGCTCATCATTGGCTAGTTTTACACGGTAGATACATTTGCAAGGCACAAAAACCTTTGTGTGAAGCGTGCACAATTCATGATTTATGTGAGTTTGAATGCAAGAGGTATAAAGTCTAG
- the murD gene encoding UDP-N-acetylmuramoyl-L-alanine--D-glutamate ligase → MVRIIYLEVQLNKYKNQSVAVFGLGKTGLSVINALTKSSAKIYAWDDNKEQIANAKKIYKECNFTHPNEYNWHEISTLILSPGVPTEPHWIVKLARNFNCKIKSDIELFLETKTTSQKVVGITGTNGKSTTTSLIGHILKSTGKKVAIGGNLGVPILDLERDAEIYVIEFSSFQLELINKINVDISVLLNITPDHIDRHRSMNNYIATKLKLINGSKIAVIGCDNKITADVFNKFTGNKIPISVTYSLVSFQRMTRKEKPLPNTQMIEGSARDLISLADNNLLDYSEQITGIDRNYLDPSVSYLDDKRSAEIQEISLKLENHNLSMSDMKVNLVSNVENIVAAHTVCKLLGVDSNTIVNEIKSFPGLRHRNEFLGKIHNVLFINDSKATNAESTEKAILSYKNIYWIVGGKSKKGGIESLSKHFTKIRKAFLIGESTEVFANIMENKIDYMKCYNLENAFKLAFEEAINSKEEVAILLSPACSSFDQWKNFEERGEAFCRMFENLRYNYM, encoded by the coding sequence ATGGTTCGCATAATTTATCTAGAAGTGCAACTAAACAAATACAAAAATCAAAGTGTTGCGGTTTTCGGCCTTGGTAAAACTGGTTTGTCCGTCATTAATGCCCTAACAAAAAGCAGTGCAAAAATATACGCATGGGATGATAATAAAGAGCAAATAGCAAATGCAAAAAAGATATATAAAGAGTGTAACTTTACTCATCCCAATGAGTATAATTGGCATGAGATAAGCACACTAATTTTGAGCCCTGGAGTGCCAACAGAGCCACATTGGATAGTAAAACTTGCAAGAAACTTTAACTGCAAAATAAAATCAGACATTGAGCTATTTCTTGAAACTAAAACTACAAGCCAGAAGGTTGTAGGCATCACTGGAACAAATGGCAAATCAACCACCACGTCATTAATAGGGCACATATTAAAATCCACAGGCAAAAAAGTAGCTATTGGCGGGAATTTAGGTGTGCCTATTTTGGATCTAGAAAGAGACGCAGAAATTTATGTAATTGAATTCTCCTCTTTTCAATTGGAGCTAATAAATAAAATTAATGTAGACATTTCTGTATTGCTCAACATCACACCAGACCACATAGATAGACATAGAAGTATGAATAACTACATAGCAACTAAATTAAAATTGATAAATGGTAGCAAGATTGCCGTGATAGGATGTGATAACAAAATTACCGCTGATGTATTCAATAAATTCACTGGGAACAAAATTCCAATTTCAGTAACATATTCCCTGGTGTCATTCCAGCGCATGACCAGAAAAGAAAAACCATTGCCAAATACTCAGATGATAGAGGGTAGTGCAAGAGATCTAATATCATTGGCAGATAACAATTTGCTTGATTATAGTGAACAGATTACTGGTATAGATCGAAATTATCTGGATCCCAGTGTCAGCTACTTGGATGACAAAAGGAGTGCTGAGATTCAGGAGATCTCGCTAAAACTAGAGAATCACAACTTATCAATGAGTGATATGAAAGTAAACCTAGTATCCAATGTAGAAAATATAGTAGCTGCGCACACCGTGTGTAAGTTACTTGGAGTAGATAGCAACACTATTGTCAATGAAATCAAATCCTTTCCAGGGCTAAGACACAGAAATGAATTTCTTGGCAAAATACATAATGTACTTTTTATCAACGATAGCAAAGCAACCAATGCAGAATCGACCGAAAAGGCAATTTTATCTTATAAAAACATATATTGGATTGTTGGCGGAAAAAGCAAAAAAGGCGGAATAGAATCATTAAGCAAGCATTTCACCAAGATTAGAAAAGCTTTTCTTATTGGAGAATCAACTGAAGTTTTTGCAAACATTATGGAGAACAAAATAGATTATATGAAGTGCTATAATCTAGAAAACGCATTTAAACTGGCTTTTGAAGAGGCCATAAATAGCAAAGAAGAAGTAGCGATATTACTTTCTCCTGCATGTTCTTCTTTTGATCAGTGGAAAAATTTTGAAGAACGCGGTGAAGCATTTTGCAGAATGTTTGAAAATCTCAGGTACAATTACATGTAG
- a CDS encoding COQ9 family protein, which yields MEQKLIVDELIKVIPFEGISDATLLKACTNLNLANSFCKFQNGIYSALEYIAENLNSSMEAELRNSNLEDMKVRERVKLAIQIRLSNYAKLPNYRECLKNVLSFSILPQNTYFSSKLLYKTVSTIWYGIYDQSTDFNYYTKRAILAGVYLSTILFFINDYSEDFVDTLSFLDRRINNVMTFQKFKTRLKGIIRNFL from the coding sequence ATGGAGCAAAAGTTAATAGTAGATGAGCTGATTAAGGTTATTCCATTTGAAGGAATAAGTGATGCAACCTTATTGAAAGCGTGCACGAACCTTAACTTAGCCAATAGTTTTTGTAAATTTCAAAATGGAATATATAGTGCTTTGGAGTACATAGCAGAAAACTTAAATAGCTCAATGGAAGCTGAACTAAGAAATTCCAATTTAGAAGATATGAAAGTGCGAGAGCGGGTAAAGTTAGCTATTCAAATACGCCTTTCAAACTACGCTAAGTTACCAAATTACAGAGAGTGTTTAAAAAATGTTTTATCATTCTCCATATTACCCCAAAATACATACTTTTCTAGTAAACTCTTGTACAAAACTGTGAGCACAATTTGGTACGGTATTTACGATCAATCAACAGATTTTAATTATTATACAAAAAGGGCAATATTAGCTGGAGTGTACTTAAGTACGATACTTTTTTTTATCAATGATTACTCAGAAGATTTTGTGGATACTCTCTCATTTCTTGACAGGCGTATCAACAATGTCATGACGTTTCAAAAATTCAAAACTCGCTTAAAAGGAATCATAAGAAACTTCTTATAG
- the rsmD gene encoding 16S rRNA (guanine(966)-N(2))-methyltransferase RsmD has protein sequence MLRVIAGKYRGRKITTGKNLAARPTMSIVREAIFSILSSRKPIYNLNVLDLFCGSGSFSFEALSRGAKHAFMVDSDYYNLQLPKKTAEDFGITNDITLICCNTNGLPRPISKCDIVFMDPPYNSNLVNSTLDRLAHSGWLNDDALIILEIRKNENFECNKNFSVILERTYGIAKIIFLSLST, from the coding sequence ATGTTACGTGTTATTGCGGGTAAATATCGTGGAAGAAAAATAACTACAGGCAAGAATTTAGCTGCACGGCCCACTATGAGTATTGTCCGAGAAGCAATATTTAGTATACTTTCTTCAAGAAAACCTATTTATAACCTAAATGTACTTGATTTATTCTGCGGAAGTGGCTCTTTTTCATTTGAAGCACTTTCTCGAGGTGCTAAACATGCATTCATGGTAGATTCAGATTATTACAATTTGCAACTGCCTAAAAAAACAGCAGAAGATTTTGGAATTACGAACGATATCACGCTAATTTGTTGCAATACTAACGGATTACCAAGACCTATTTCAAAGTGCGATATAGTTTTTATGGACCCACCTTATAATAGTAATCTAGTTAACTCAACTTTAGACAGGCTAGCTCACTCAGGCTGGTTAAATGATGATGCATTAATAATTCTAGAGATTAGGAAGAACGAAAATTTTGAGTGCAATAAAAACTTCAGTGTAATTTTGGAGCGTACCTACGGTATTGCAAAAATAATTTTTCTTTCTCTATCAACTTAA